One segment of Rhodospirillaceae bacterium DNA contains the following:
- a CDS encoding taurine catabolism dioxygenase TauD: MNQSVIQPDSFDLDNDAAYARWRDDKLNDYPECAEALIVEVGDFENPTATECAALRHKIAKTNMALYVSKTGFDGDVERAKKALDSLAASFALSHRDANLCADEDAITPLSVAEGGRRGRYIPYTNRPISWHTDGYYNKPDQQIRAMILHCVNPAEGGGANALMDPEIAYILMREENPDFIRVLMHPDAMLIPANDEGAGVIRAAQSGPVFSCPDEGAFLHMRYTARTRSIVWRDDPLTAQAVGFLSELMASDNQYIYRHRLAAGEGVLCHNVLHNRTAFEDDESQQRLILRARYFDRIAY, encoded by the coding sequence GTGAACCAATCCGTCATCCAGCCCGATTCCTTCGATCTTGATAACGATGCGGCATATGCCAGATGGCGTGATGACAAGTTGAATGACTATCCCGAATGTGCCGAAGCGTTGATTGTCGAAGTCGGCGATTTTGAAAACCCGACCGCAACCGAGTGTGCCGCCCTGCGACACAAGATCGCTAAAACCAATATGGCGCTCTATGTCAGCAAGACTGGTTTCGATGGAGATGTAGAACGGGCCAAGAAGGCGCTTGATTCCCTGGCGGCATCTTTCGCTCTTAGCCATCGGGACGCCAATCTTTGTGCTGATGAAGATGCGATCACGCCCCTTAGTGTCGCCGAGGGCGGACGCCGGGGCCGTTATATTCCCTACACAAACCGGCCGATCAGCTGGCACACGGACGGATATTACAACAAGCCCGATCAGCAAATCAGGGCGATGATCCTGCATTGTGTAAACCCGGCAGAGGGTGGCGGGGCTAACGCTTTGATGGATCCTGAAATCGCCTACATTCTGATGCGCGAGGAGAACCCTGATTTCATCCGCGTCCTGATGCACCCTGATGCAATGCTGATACCGGCAAACGATGAAGGCGCCGGTGTTATCCGTGCGGCCCAGAGTGGCCCGGTGTTTTCCTGTCCGGATGAGGGGGCGTTTCTGCATATGCGCTATACCGCCCGGACTCGCTCGATCGTTTGGCGTGATGACCCCTTGACCGCGCAAGCCGTTGGCTTTCTGTCTGAATTGATGGCCAGCGACAATCAATACATTTACAGGCATCGTCTGGCAGCCGGGGAAGGGGTATTGTGTCATAACGTGCTTCACAACCGGACTGCTTTTGAAGATGATGAAAGTCAACAACGGCTGATTTTAAGAGCGCGATATTTTGACCGCATTGCCTATTAG
- a CDS encoding heme A synthase — protein sequence MNAISDTELHRRHVIIAMWLFGVIAMVFAMVVLGGVTRLTHSGLSMVEWRPVTGWLPPMGEAEWMAVFDKYKLSPEFQKVNKHMDLAGFKAIFWFEFLHRLWGRLIGVVFFVPFVFFLLRGWLNRDLTRKMLLMFVLGGLQGVMGWYMVKSGLVDRPDVSQYRLTAHFSLALVIIGVIEWVALGLLFKYGSKDGVARPLKAFAMLVFVWAFVTALSGGFVAGLDAGFAYNTFPLMDGAFFPADLYQLSPVYLNLFEDILSVQFNHRILAEALLVLVAVLWFRARQSDLTPRASLAVNCLAGVVLIQVILGITTLLLVIPVPLAAAHQAVAVVVFISALWTARELA from the coding sequence ATGAATGCGATTTCCGATACTGAACTTCATCGCCGTCACGTGATCATTGCCATGTGGTTGTTTGGCGTTATCGCCATGGTTTTCGCCATGGTCGTGCTGGGTGGGGTTACCCGGTTGACCCATTCGGGCTTGTCGATGGTTGAATGGCGACCGGTTACCGGCTGGTTGCCGCCCATGGGTGAGGCCGAGTGGATGGCCGTCTTCGATAAATACAAGCTGTCACCGGAATTCCAGAAAGTGAACAAGCACATGGACCTGGCCGGGTTCAAGGCGATCTTCTGGTTTGAATTCCTGCACCGCCTGTGGGGACGATTAATCGGTGTCGTGTTTTTTGTGCCCTTCGTCTTTTTCCTGCTGCGTGGTTGGCTCAACCGGGACCTCACTCGCAAAATGCTGTTGATGTTCGTGCTTGGCGGTTTGCAGGGCGTGATGGGGTGGTACATGGTCAAAAGTGGCTTGGTAGATCGACCCGATGTCAGTCAGTACCGTTTGACGGCCCATTTTTCGCTGGCCCTGGTTATCATTGGGGTTATCGAATGGGTCGCTTTGGGATTGCTGTTTAAATACGGGTCGAAAGACGGGGTGGCGCGTCCGTTAAAGGCTTTCGCCATGTTGGTTTTTGTATGGGCTTTTGTGACCGCACTGTCAGGCGGTTTCGTTGCCGGATTGGACGCCGGTTTTGCCTACAACACATTTCCATTGATGGACGGGGCGTTTTTCCCGGCTGATCTTTATCAGCTCTCACCCGTTTATTTGAACCTGTTCGAGGACATTTTGAGTGTCCAGTTTAATCACCGGATTTTGGCCGAAGCCTTATTGGTGTTGGTCGCCGTCTTATGGTTCAGGGCCCGTCAAAGTGATTTAACACCGCGCGCCAGCTTGGCAGTCAATTGTCTCGCTGGCGTCGTGCTGATACAGGTAATACTGGGCATCACGACCTTGCTGCTGGTTATTCCGGTGCCGCTGGCAGCCGCCCATCAAGCCGTAGCCGTCGTCGTTTTCATATCGGCGTTATGGACGGCCCGGGAACTTGCCTGA
- the dsrB gene encoding dissimilatory-type sulfite reductase subunit beta has product MSEATEKPRMPIECGVPDPMPLMHPLMRENYGKWSWHDRPRPGVLHHVAKSGDAIWTVKAGTQRQMDLGTIRNLCDIADEMADGHVRFTTRSNVEFMVSDETRVDPLIEKLEADGYPVGGTGNSISMISHTQGWLHCDIPGTDASGVVKSLMDELYHDFKHEEMPNRVKITTSCCQINCGGQGDIAINIQHTKPPVINHDLVSNVCERPAVVARCPVAAIRPALIDGKPSLEVDEKKCICCGACYPPCPPMQINDPENSVLAIWVGGKHSSTRTKPTFHKLVISGLPNNAPRWPEVAEVVNRILKAYKDDGRPWERMSEWIDRIGWPRFFELTSLPFTKHHIEDWRGGRNALNQSSHVHF; this is encoded by the coding sequence ATGAGTGAGGCTACTGAAAAACCGCGGATGCCTATTGAGTGTGGCGTCCCTGACCCGATGCCGCTGATGCACCCGTTAATGCGCGAAAACTACGGTAAGTGGAGCTGGCATGACCGTCCCCGTCCGGGCGTCCTGCACCACGTTGCAAAAAGTGGTGATGCAATCTGGACCGTCAAGGCTGGCACCCAGCGTCAAATGGACCTGGGCACCATCCGCAACCTGTGTGATATCGCCGACGAAATGGCTGACGGGCATGTTCGTTTCACGACCCGCTCTAACGTCGAGTTTATGGTCAGTGACGAAACCCGCGTTGATCCGTTGATCGAGAAACTGGAAGCAGATGGCTATCCTGTCGGCGGCACCGGTAACTCGATCTCGATGATTTCGCACACCCAGGGCTGGCTGCATTGCGATATCCCCGGCACTGATGCCTCCGGCGTCGTTAAATCCCTGATGGATGAACTTTATCACGACTTCAAACATGAAGAGATGCCCAACCGGGTCAAGATCACCACATCCTGCTGTCAGATCAACTGTGGCGGACAGGGTGATATCGCCATCAACATCCAGCACACCAAACCGCCGGTTATCAACCACGACCTGGTGTCCAATGTGTGCGAACGCCCGGCCGTTGTCGCGCGTTGCCCGGTTGCGGCCATTCGCCCGGCCCTGATCGACGGCAAGCCCTCGCTGGAAGTTGACGAGAAAAAGTGCATCTGCTGCGGTGCCTGCTATCCGCCGTGCCCGCCGATGCAGATCAACGATCCGGAAAATTCGGTTCTCGCAATCTGGGTTGGTGGCAAGCATTCCTCCACCCGGACCAAACCGACTTTCCACAAGCTGGTCATTTCCGGCCTTCCCAACAACGCCCCGCGCTGGCCGGAAGTCGCCGAAGTCGTCAACAGGATTTTGAAGGCTTACAAGGATGACGGACGCCCGTGGGAACGCATGTCCGAATGGATTGATCGTATCGGTTGGCCGCGTTTCTTTGAACTGACCAGCCTGCCGTTCACCAAACATCACATTGAAGACTGGCGTGGCGGACGGAACGCCCTGAACCAGTCCTCGCACGTTCATTTCTAG
- a CDS encoding sulfurtransferase TusC, whose product MAETEIEFDTAGITKKFMYVNRKAPYGTIYALEVLEAVLISAAFEQHACIVFIDDGVYQIKKGQDTDAVNMKNFSKTYGIIAMEKEDADEDEDMDMEWRIIVEEESMEARGLTADDFVIDVEVIASTELAGIMAEQEIVISG is encoded by the coding sequence ATGGCTGAAACCGAAATCGAATTTGACACCGCTGGCATTACCAAGAAGTTCATGTACGTCAACCGCAAGGCGCCCTATGGAACCATCTATGCGCTTGAAGTGCTGGAAGCTGTCTTGATCTCTGCCGCTTTTGAACAGCACGCCTGCATCGTCTTTATCGATGATGGCGTCTATCAAATCAAAAAAGGGCAGGACACCGACGCTGTCAACATGAAGAACTTCTCGAAAACCTACGGCATCATTGCAATGGAAAAAGAAGATGCCGACGAGGACGAGGACATGGATATGGAATGGCGCATTATCGTCGAAGAAGAATCCATGGAAGCGCGCGGGCTGACTGCTGATGACTTTGTCATCGATGTTGAAGTCATCGCCAGCACCGAACTTGCCGGCATTATGGCCGAGCAAGAAATCGTTATTTCCGGATAA
- the dsrH gene encoding sulfurtransferase complex subunit TusB, whose translation MLHTINKSPFERNSLDSCLRLSVKGSPILLIEDGVLAATKGTSVSDKVAAATNDHPMFVMGPDLQARGIADDSVADGITVVDYGGFVDLVVEHGTVQSWL comes from the coding sequence ATGCTTCATACCATCAATAAATCTCCCTTCGAGCGCAACAGCCTGGACAGTTGTCTAAGGTTGAGCGTCAAAGGTTCGCCGATCCTGCTGATCGAGGACGGCGTCTTGGCCGCAACCAAGGGGACATCTGTCTCTGACAAGGTAGCGGCTGCAACTAACGATCATCCGATGTTCGTCATGGGCCCGGACCTGCAGGCGCGGGGAATAGCCGATGACAGCGTGGCCGATGGCATCACGGTTGTCGATTATGGCGGCTTTGTCGATCTGGTTGTCGAACATGGAACCGTACAATCCTGGCTATAA
- the tusD gene encoding sulfurtransferase complex subunit TusD → MKFGILVNEGPFTHQASDSAYHFVKAAIEKGHQVMRVFFYYDGVNNANKLSAPQSDDRNLVKLWGELGAEHNVDLVVCIAAALRRGIVEDNLADGFRISGLGQLTEVGIAADRLVVFGD, encoded by the coding sequence ATGAAATTCGGTATCCTTGTCAACGAAGGCCCGTTCACCCATCAGGCTTCAGATTCCGCCTATCATTTCGTCAAGGCGGCGATCGAAAAAGGCCATCAGGTGATGCGTGTGTTCTTCTATTACGACGGCGTCAACAACGCCAATAAACTTAGTGCGCCACAGTCCGATGACCGCAATCTGGTCAAACTGTGGGGTGAGTTGGGCGCTGAACACAACGTCGACCTGGTTGTCTGCATCGCCGCCGCACTTCGCCGCGGCATCGTTGAAGATAACCTTGCCGATGGGTTCCGCATTTCAGGCCTTGGCCAATTGACAGAGGTCGGCATCGCCGCTGATCGTCTTGTCGTGTTCGGGGATTAA
- a CDS encoding TusE/DsrC/DsvC family sulfur relay protein has translation MAYEVNGKSFESDEEGYLIDIGSWNEELAGLIAKDEEIDMTSEHWEVVNFLREYYNEYQIAPAVRVLVKAVKKKLGADKGSNKYLYELFPYGPAKQACKIAGLPKPTGCV, from the coding sequence ATGGCATATGAAGTAAACGGCAAAAGCTTTGAATCCGACGAAGAAGGCTACCTGATCGATATCGGCTCATGGAATGAAGAGCTTGCCGGTCTGATCGCCAAGGACGAAGAAATCGACATGACCAGCGAGCACTGGGAAGTGGTCAACTTCCTGCGCGAATACTACAACGAATACCAGATCGCCCCGGCGGTTCGTGTTCTTGTTAAAGCGGTCAAGAAAAAACTCGGCGCTGATAAGGGTTCCAACAAATACCTGTACGAGTTGTTCCCGTACGGCCCAGCCAAACAAGCCTGCAAAATCGCCGGCCTGCCCAAACCGACAGGCTGCGTCTAA
- the dsrA gene encoding dissimilatory-type sulfite reductase subunit alpha, with the protein MAKQMPATPLLDQLEDGPWPSFVTGLKRLANDESQQYAPMMKSLLGQLEHSYDTRKGYWKGGTVGVRGYGGGIIPRFSEVAGEYPESSEFHTMRVMPPAGMHYDTKTLRDLCDIWEKYGSGLIAFHGQSGDIMFQGISSANIQVCFDEMNEIGFDLGGAGAAIRTSMSCVGAARCEQSNYDEARAMRTVINNLLDDMHRPSLPYKMKFKFSGCANDCVNASHRSDVAVLGTWRDDIKVDQDKVKEFVNENGRKMVNDQVINMCPTRALSLNDDDTLDIDNRSCVRCMHCINVMTKALSPGDDKGISILVGGKRTLKIGDLMGSMVVPFMKLETDEDFEKLTELTEEMVEFFAENALEHERTGEMIDRIGLINYLDALGLDVDPNMVAHPRTSSYVRMDDWDEQAEKWDQRKSGSAAAE; encoded by the coding sequence ATGGCAAAGCAAATGCCCGCAACGCCACTTCTGGATCAGCTGGAAGACGGCCCCTGGCCCAGCTTCGTGACCGGCCTTAAAAGACTGGCCAATGACGAAAGTCAGCAATACGCACCGATGATGAAATCCCTGCTCGGTCAGCTAGAGCATTCCTATGACACCCGCAAGGGCTACTGGAAGGGCGGCACCGTTGGTGTTCGTGGTTACGGCGGCGGCATCATCCCGCGCTTTTCGGAAGTCGCTGGTGAGTATCCGGAATCGTCTGAATTCCACACCATGCGCGTTATGCCCCCTGCCGGTATGCACTATGACACCAAGACATTGCGCGACTTGTGCGATATCTGGGAAAAATATGGCTCAGGCCTGATCGCCTTTCACGGCCAGTCCGGTGACATCATGTTCCAGGGCATTTCAAGCGCCAACATCCAGGTCTGCTTCGATGAAATGAACGAGATTGGTTTTGATCTTGGTGGTGCTGGTGCCGCCATCCGCACCTCGATGAGTTGCGTCGGCGCCGCCCGTTGCGAACAATCCAACTATGACGAAGCGCGCGCCATGCGCACGGTCATCAACAACCTGCTCGACGACATGCACCGTCCCAGCTTGCCTTATAAAATGAAGTTCAAGTTCAGCGGCTGCGCTAACGACTGTGTTAATGCTTCCCACCGTTCCGATGTTGCGGTTCTGGGCACCTGGCGTGACGACATCAAGGTTGACCAGGACAAGGTCAAGGAATTCGTCAACGAAAATGGCCGCAAGATGGTCAACGATCAGGTTATCAACATGTGTCCGACACGCGCCTTGTCGTTGAATGACGATGATACGCTTGATATTGACAATCGAAGCTGTGTCCGTTGTATGCACTGCATCAACGTCATGACCAAAGCCCTCTCTCCGGGCGATGACAAGGGCATTTCCATCCTTGTCGGTGGCAAGCGCACGCTGAAGATTGGTGATCTCATGGGTTCCATGGTTGTTCCGTTCATGAAGCTTGAAACCGATGAAGACTTCGAGAAACTCACAGAACTGACCGAAGAAATGGTTGAGTTCTTTGCCGAAAACGCACTGGAGCATGAGCGCACAGGTGAAATGATCGACCGTATCGGCCTGATCAATTATCTGGACGCACTTGGCCTGGATGTCGACCCCAACATGGTCGCCCATCCGCGCACCAGCTCGTATGTCCGCATGGATGACTGGGACGAGCAGGCTGAAAAGTGGGACCAGCGCAAATCAGGCTCAGCGGCCGCCGAATAA